The proteins below are encoded in one region of Lactuca sativa cultivar Salinas chromosome 3, Lsat_Salinas_v11, whole genome shotgun sequence:
- the LOC111886485 gene encoding protein ROH1, whose protein sequence is MPPTDNQGSFLNRISIRRNQVAYEHEVEDLEQFQKHVADRLTELFHLPTEDAAPGDPPETLLSIAWFRKLLDAFLCCEAEFKAVVIMGRDPATFAKSPLDRLIPEHLDRSVKALDICNAITHGIDLLLHWQKLAQIAVDSLQQRPIGEGNVKRAKKALDTLLSSIAIDDKENHHHSGKYAASKDQETIGNLRSLSYSFAKSWSASKQIQAMSSNLAAPRGGEPTGLVVPVYLMSSVLVFVMWAMVAAIPCQERTGLGAHSQIPKQFPWAHPMNGLQEKIAEDWKKKEKKGRSGLLEETQRLEKLGQNLVEFADGFTFPVEEEKAEEVAAQVVEMGEICRRMEDGLMPLQMQVRELFLRMVRSRGEALYVLDQVNRITTPVPYNF, encoded by the coding sequence ATGCCGCCGACGGACAACCAAGGATCTTTCCTCAACCGTATAAGCATCCGCCGAAATCAAGTAGCCTACGAGCATGAGGTCGAAGACCTCGAACAATTTCAGAAACACGTCGCCGACCGCCTCACCGAACTCTTCCATCTTCCCACAGAAGACGCAGCCCCCGGTGATCCGCCGGAGACACTCTTATCCATCGCCTGGTTTCGTAAGCTTCTTGACGCATTTCTATGCTGCGAGGCGGAATTCAAGGCGGTTGTCATCATGGGCCGTGACCCTGCCACCTTCGCTAAATCCCCACTCGACCGCCTTATCCCGGAGCACCTTGATCGGTCGGTTAAAGCTCTAGATATCTGCAATGCGATTACTCATGGAATTGATTTGCTTCTACATTGGCAGAAGCTCGCCCAGATTGCCGTTGATTCTCTTCAGCAACGACCAATCGGAGAAGGGAACGTCAAAAGGGCAAAAAAGGCATTGGATACGTTATTATCGTCGATTGCCATCGACGACAAGGAGAACCACCATCACAGCGGAAAATACGCAGCGTCGAAAGATCAGGAAACAATCGGAAACCTAAGATCGTTATCCTATTCATTCGCCAAGTCATGGTCAGCCTCCAAGCAAATCCAGGCCATGTCCTCGAATCTGGCAGCGCCACGCGGCGGCGAGCCGACGGGTTTGGTCGTACCTGTTTACTTAATGAGCTCCGTTTTGGTTTTCGTGATGTGGGCCATGGTGGCGGCGATTCCATGTCAAGAAAGGACAGGGCTGGGGGCTCATTCGCAGATACCGAAGCAATTTCCGTGGGCACATCCGATGAACGGGCTGCAAGAAAAGATTGCAGAGGActggaagaagaaggagaagaaaggacGGAGTGGGTTGTTGGAGGAGACACAGAGACTGGAGAAATTGGGGCAGAATTTGGTGGAATTTGCAGACGGGTTTACATTCCCAGTAGAGGAGGAGAAGGCGGAGGAAGTGGCGGCGCAAGTGGTGGAGATGGGTGAGATATGCCGGAGAATGGAGGATGGGTTAATGCCGTTGCAGATGCAGGTGAGGGAATTGTTTCTCCGGATGGTGAGGAGCAGGGGTGAGGCCCTTTATGTTCTTGATCAAGTTAACAGGATCACTACACCAGTTCCATATAATTTTTAG
- the LOC111886532 gene encoding heavy metal-associated isoprenylated plant protein 39 yields MAEPKKVVYGVGVHDDKCKRKAMKAISSLEGIQSIDMNMKDKKLTIVGVVNPVCGYKKLTKVCHTEILIVEPAKNQKVETKPKQNEPKCQVQYNPCTSHGYYVTIEENPNRCVIS; encoded by the exons ATGGCCGAACCCAAG AAAGTGGTGTATGGAGTAGGAGTACATGACGATAAATGTAAAAGGAAGGCTATGAAAGCAATTTCAAGCCTTGAAG GGATTCAATCCATAGATATGAACATGAAAGACAAGAAACTGACAATTGTGGGCGTTGTTAATCCGGTATGTGGCTACAAGAAACTAACAAAGGTTTGCCACACTGAAATTTTAATCGTTGAGCCAGCTAAAAACCAAAAGGTTGAaaccaaacctaaacaaaatGAACCAAAGTGTCAGGTTCAATATAATCCTTGTACGTCACATGGTTACTATGTTACTATCGAGGAAAATCCCAATCGTTGTGTTATTTCGTGA